In Thermomonas paludicola, the following are encoded in one genomic region:
- a CDS encoding DUF2782 domain-containing protein — MRIALATALTLLLAACATATPESTLPKDAVPVTRTESNGDVITEYRVAGSLTMVKVTPARGVTYYIYDRNGDGIIDERDSKGGPMTYYKLFSW, encoded by the coding sequence ATGCGTATCGCACTTGCCACCGCCCTGACCCTGCTGCTGGCCGCCTGCGCCACCGCTACGCCCGAGTCCACCTTGCCCAAGGATGCGGTGCCGGTTACCCGCACCGAATCCAATGGCGACGTGATCACCGAGTATCGGGTTGCCGGATCGCTGACGATGGTGAAAGTCACCCCGGCGCGCGGCGTGACCTATTACATCTACGACCGCAACGGCGACGGCATCATCGACGAGCGCGACAGCAAGGGCGGGCCGATGACGTATTACAAGCTGTTCAGCTGGTAA
- a CDS encoding glutathione S-transferase N-terminal domain-containing protein produces MIDLYYWPTPNGHKITLFLEEAGLDYTIKPVDIGKGAQFEPGFLAISPNNKMPAIVDHHPTDGGAPIPVFESGAILQYLAAKTGRFTGVADGADAASALRQRIVVDEWLFWQVGGLGPMGGQYGHFHVYAPEVIPYARERYRKETERLLGVLDRRLDGRAFVAGSAYSIADMAIYPWANNPYAKAPLDMAPFANLRRWLQDVAARPATQRAYALAAQVNPAAGKPLSDAEKTVLFGQGAR; encoded by the coding sequence ATGATCGACCTCTATTACTGGCCCACGCCGAACGGCCACAAGATCACCCTGTTCCTGGAAGAAGCCGGCCTTGATTACACGATCAAGCCGGTTGACATCGGCAAGGGCGCGCAGTTCGAACCGGGCTTCCTGGCGATCTCGCCGAACAACAAGATGCCGGCGATCGTGGATCATCACCCCACTGACGGCGGCGCGCCGATTCCGGTGTTCGAATCCGGCGCGATCCTGCAGTACCTGGCCGCCAAAACCGGGCGCTTTACCGGCGTTGCCGACGGTGCGGACGCCGCATCCGCGCTGCGCCAGCGCATTGTCGTGGACGAGTGGCTGTTCTGGCAGGTGGGCGGATTGGGCCCGATGGGCGGCCAGTACGGCCACTTCCACGTGTACGCGCCGGAGGTGATCCCGTATGCGCGCGAGCGCTATCGCAAGGAAACCGAGCGCCTGCTGGGCGTGCTGGACAGGCGGCTGGACGGCCGTGCGTTCGTCGCCGGCAGTGCATACAGCATCGCCGACATGGCCATTTATCCATGGGCCAACAACCCGTATGCCAAGGCGCCGCTGGACATGGCGCCGTTCGCCAACCTGCGTCGCTGGCTGCAGGACGTGGCGGCGCGCCCGGCCACGCAGCGCGCCTACGCGCTGGCGGCGCAGGTGAACCCGGCCGCTGGCAAGCCGCTGTCGGACGCGGAAAAGACCGTCCTGTTCGGGCAGGGCGCACGCTGA
- a CDS encoding ABC transporter ATP-binding protein: MLRWFETRLDPFPDAPPTQPPTRLYAFCRHYTRGAERWLLLMAATTALIALAEVALYAYVGKLVDRMNALGVSGFFAAEATRLGWMAALVLVGLPALVLLNSLVQHQTLLGNFPMRIRWNVHRYLLRQSMGYFQDEFAGRIATKLMQTSLAVRETVVKLFDIGNYVLVYFGGTLLVAASADWRLMLPFAGWLVCYGLLMRWFVPKMGKVSQDQADARSTMTGRIVDSYTNIATVKLFSHSRREQAYAREAMDGFLATVYGQMRLATRVYSLLYALNMALLFSVAALGLWLWTQGAVSTGAVAVAAALALRLLGMSHWIMWELSALFENIGTVHDGISSISLPPTVDDAPGAPALPAVRGDVRFENVAFHYGKGSGVIEHLDLHVAPGEKIGVVGRSGAGKSTLVNLLLRFHDVEAGRITIDGIDVASVQQDSLRAQIGVVTQDTSLLHRSVRENILYGRPDASEAELLDAARQANADGFIAELADSHGQRGLDAQVGERGVKLSGGQRQRIAIARVLLKNAPILVLDEATSALDSEVEAVIQENLYRLMQGKTVIAIAHRLSTIAAMDRLVVMDAGCIVETGTHEELLSRGGLYAQLWKRQSGGFLELDAQARP; this comes from the coding sequence ATGCTGCGCTGGTTCGAAACCCGCCTCGACCCGTTCCCCGACGCCCCGCCCACACAGCCGCCAACCCGCCTGTATGCATTTTGCCGGCACTACACGCGCGGCGCGGAGCGCTGGCTGCTGCTGATGGCGGCCACCACCGCGCTGATCGCGCTGGCGGAAGTGGCGCTGTACGCCTACGTCGGCAAGCTGGTGGACCGGATGAACGCGCTGGGCGTCAGTGGCTTTTTTGCGGCGGAAGCCACCCGCCTTGGCTGGATGGCAGCACTGGTGCTGGTTGGATTGCCGGCGCTGGTCCTGCTCAATTCACTGGTGCAGCACCAGACCTTGCTCGGCAACTTCCCGATGCGGATCCGCTGGAACGTGCATCGCTACCTGCTGCGGCAGTCGATGGGGTATTTCCAGGACGAGTTCGCCGGCCGCATCGCCACCAAGCTGATGCAGACCTCGCTGGCGGTGCGCGAAACCGTGGTCAAGCTGTTCGACATCGGCAACTACGTGCTGGTGTACTTCGGCGGCACCTTGCTGGTGGCGGCCAGCGCCGACTGGCGGCTGATGCTGCCATTCGCCGGCTGGCTGGTCTGCTACGGCCTGCTGATGCGCTGGTTCGTGCCGAAGATGGGCAAGGTCTCGCAGGACCAGGCCGATGCGCGCAGCACCATGACCGGCCGCATCGTGGACAGCTACACCAACATCGCCACGGTCAAGCTGTTCTCGCATTCGCGGCGCGAACAGGCCTATGCGCGCGAGGCGATGGACGGTTTCCTGGCCACCGTTTACGGGCAGATGCGGCTCGCCACGCGCGTTTACAGCCTGCTGTATGCGTTGAACATGGCACTGTTGTTCTCGGTGGCCGCGCTGGGCCTGTGGCTGTGGACGCAGGGCGCCGTCAGCACCGGCGCGGTGGCGGTGGCCGCGGCGCTGGCGCTGCGGCTGCTGGGGATGTCGCACTGGATCATGTGGGAGCTGTCCGCGCTGTTCGAGAACATCGGCACCGTGCACGACGGCATCAGCTCGATCTCGCTGCCGCCGACGGTGGACGATGCACCGGGCGCGCCCGCGCTGCCGGCGGTGCGCGGCGATGTCCGCTTCGAGAACGTGGCCTTCCACTACGGCAAGGGCAGCGGCGTGATCGAACACCTCGACCTGCACGTCGCGCCGGGCGAGAAGATCGGCGTGGTCGGCCGCTCTGGCGCCGGCAAGTCCACGCTGGTCAACCTGCTGCTGCGCTTCCATGACGTGGAAGCCGGGCGCATCACCATCGACGGCATCGACGTTGCCAGCGTGCAGCAGGATTCGCTGCGCGCGCAAATCGGTGTCGTCACCCAGGACACCTCGCTGCTGCACCGCTCGGTGCGCGAGAACATCCTCTACGGCCGCCCCGATGCCAGCGAAGCGGAGCTGCTGGACGCGGCGCGCCAGGCCAACGCCGACGGCTTCATCGCCGAACTGGCGGATTCGCACGGCCAGCGCGGCCTCGATGCGCAGGTGGGCGAGCGCGGCGTGAAGCTGTCCGGCGGCCAGCGCCAGCGCATCGCCATCGCCCGCGTGCTGCTGAAGAACGCGCCGATCCTGGTGCTGGACGAGGCGACCTCGGCGCTGGATTCGGAAGTGGAGGCGGTGATCCAGGAAAACCTCTACCGGCTGATGCAGGGCAAGACGGTCATCGCCATCGCACACCGGCTGTCCACCATCGCGGCGATGGACCGGCTGGTGGTGATGGACGCCGGATGCATTGTGGAAACCGGTACGCATGAGGAACTGCTCTCGCGCGGCGGCCTGTACGCGCAACTGTGGAAGCGCCAGTCGGGCGGGTTCCTGGAACTGGATGCGCAGGCGCGGCCCTGA
- the uvrD gene encoding DNA helicase II, translating to MDVSHLLDGLNPAQREAVSAAPGHYLVLAGAGSGKTRVLTHRIAWLHEVIGVPLHGILAVTFTNKAAGEMRARIAAQLGGEPRGMWIGTFHGIAHRLLRLHWQDAKLPEAFQVLDSDDQQRLVKRVLQSLEVDEARFPPRQVAWWINAQKDEGRRPQHIQPEADEWANVMLRAYQEYQTRCDRAGLVDFAELLLRAHEVLRDTPALLAHYRHRFGQILVDEFQDTNAVQYGFVRLLAGDTGQLFVVGDDDQAIYGWRGAKVENVQRFLHDFRAAQTIRLEQNYRSTANILGAANAVIAHNEDRLGKKLWTDAGDGEQIDLYAAYNEIDEARYAVERIRQWVHDGGAHADAAILYRSNAQSRAFEEALLAAQVPYRVYGGMRFFERAEIKDALAYLRLIANRDDDAAFERAVNTPTRGIGDRTLDDIRRTAREHGESLWRASRRLCEHSALAARARNALAAFIALIDLLGSETAGMTLAEKTEHALGRSGLRAHWAKEGRGGLDSESRIENLDELVSVASRFSRSDEDDAAGMPELVAFLGYAALEAGEGQSDAGEDGVQLMTLHSAKGLEFPLVFLVGLEEGLFPNMRSAEEPGRMAEERRLAYVGITRARQQLVLSHAETRRLHGSDMYGLPSRFLREIPKALLRDIRPKPQAAAFHPRGSYPQGNRVVPRDRGHAALEASPVRVGANVRHPTFGTGFVTDVEGSGAHARVQVNFEDVGSKWLVLSYANLTPA from the coding sequence ATGGATGTTTCCCACCTTCTCGACGGGCTCAACCCGGCCCAGCGCGAGGCCGTGTCCGCAGCGCCCGGCCATTATCTGGTCCTCGCCGGCGCCGGTTCCGGCAAGACCCGCGTGCTCACCCACCGCATCGCCTGGCTGCACGAGGTCATCGGCGTGCCGCTGCACGGCATCCTGGCGGTGACCTTCACCAACAAGGCCGCCGGCGAGATGCGCGCGCGCATCGCCGCGCAGCTGGGCGGCGAACCACGCGGGATGTGGATCGGCACGTTCCACGGCATCGCCCATCGCCTGCTGCGCCTGCACTGGCAGGACGCAAAACTGCCCGAAGCCTTCCAGGTGCTGGATTCCGATGACCAGCAGCGCCTGGTCAAACGCGTGCTGCAGTCGCTGGAAGTGGACGAGGCGCGCTTTCCGCCGCGCCAGGTGGCGTGGTGGATCAACGCACAAAAAGATGAGGGCCGCCGCCCGCAGCACATCCAGCCGGAAGCGGATGAATGGGCGAACGTCATGCTGCGTGCGTATCAGGAATACCAGACGCGCTGCGACCGCGCCGGCCTGGTGGATTTTGCCGAGCTGCTGCTGCGCGCGCATGAAGTGCTGCGCGACACCCCGGCGCTGCTGGCGCATTACCGGCACCGCTTCGGGCAGATCCTGGTGGACGAGTTCCAGGACACCAACGCCGTCCAGTACGGCTTCGTGCGCCTGTTGGCCGGCGATACGGGCCAGCTGTTCGTGGTCGGCGACGACGACCAGGCCATCTACGGCTGGCGCGGCGCGAAGGTCGAAAACGTGCAGCGCTTCCTGCACGACTTCCGCGCCGCGCAAACCATCCGGCTGGAACAGAACTATCGCTCGACGGCGAACATCCTCGGCGCCGCCAACGCCGTGATCGCGCATAACGAAGACCGTCTCGGCAAGAAGCTTTGGACCGATGCCGGCGACGGCGAACAGATCGACCTGTATGCCGCCTACAACGAAATCGACGAAGCGCGCTATGCGGTGGAACGCATCCGTCAATGGGTGCACGACGGCGGCGCGCATGCCGACGCCGCCATCCTCTATCGCAGCAACGCGCAGTCGCGCGCGTTCGAAGAAGCGCTGCTGGCGGCGCAGGTGCCGTATCGCGTGTACGGCGGCATGCGCTTCTTCGAGCGCGCCGAGATCAAGGACGCGCTGGCTTATTTGCGCCTGATCGCCAACCGCGACGACGATGCAGCGTTCGAGCGCGCGGTGAACACGCCGACCCGCGGCATCGGCGATCGCACCCTGGACGACATCAGGCGGACCGCCCGCGAGCACGGTGAATCCTTGTGGCGCGCGTCGCGCCGGCTATGCGAACACTCTGCGTTGGCTGCCCGCGCGCGCAATGCACTGGCCGCATTCATCGCGCTGATCGATCTGCTTGGCAGCGAAACGGCCGGGATGACACTGGCCGAAAAAACCGAACATGCGCTGGGCCGTTCCGGCCTGCGCGCCCATTGGGCGAAGGAAGGGCGCGGCGGGCTGGACTCGGAGTCGCGGATCGAAAACCTCGACGAACTGGTCTCCGTGGCGTCGCGCTTTTCACGCAGCGACGAAGACGATGCGGCGGGGATGCCGGAGCTGGTGGCGTTCCTCGGCTATGCCGCACTGGAGGCAGGCGAAGGCCAATCGGATGCCGGCGAAGACGGGGTGCAGCTGATGACCCTGCACAGCGCGAAGGGGCTGGAATTCCCGCTGGTGTTCCTGGTCGGGCTGGAAGAAGGCCTGTTTCCCAACATGCGCTCGGCCGAAGAGCCCGGCCGCATGGCCGAGGAGCGCCGGTTGGCCTATGTCGGCATCACCCGCGCGCGCCAGCAGCTGGTGCTCTCGCACGCCGAAACCCGCCGCCTCCACGGCAGCGACATGTACGGCCTGCCGTCGCGTTTCCTGCGCGAGATCCCGAAGGCCCTGCTGCGCGACATCCGCCCGAAACCGCAAGCCGCAGCCTTCCACCCTCGCGGCAGTTACCCGCAGGGCAACCGCGTCGTTCCGCGCGACCGTGGCCACGCCGCGCTGGAGGCCTCCCCCGTGCGAGTGGGTGCGAACGTGCGCCACCCGACCTTCGGCACCGGCTTCGTCACCGACGTCGAGGGCAGCGGCGCGCACGCGCGCGTGCAGGTGAATTTCGAGGACGTGGGCAGCAAGTGGCTGGTGCTGTCGTATGCGAACCTGACGCCGGCGTGA
- a CDS encoding phospholipase D-like domain-containing protein, which yields MPLALSPAAVDALPLLHATAVATGLLLYVALTHSGRQRRSPASAMAWVIALVAFPYLALPVYLLFGSRKLAHARASEDPPPSTTPAGDAPWAATLTRGLDLPPERRCAAIAIDTDGPGALQALLALLDVATRSIDIEMFIFRDDAVGLPVAEALARARTRGVAVRVLLDGVGAFAGRRRSLRMLREAGATIRWFSPLRLRPQFARDNLRNHRKLVIVDDRALWSGGRNLAREYFLDAPDAPAWHDLSIVVEGGIVIDAIAGFARDWALAGGEPAAAAPPTPAAAGGPLAQLLPSGPDRRNDTAYDLFLGAIHRADARVLLVTPYFVPDDALQLALVLAARRGVQVELLLPARSNHALADIARQRSLRELAAAGARIHLLPRMVHAKALVIDAGFASCGSINFDGRSLFLNYELNVLFHDAVQIEALAGWFATRRAESSAYVARAPGWWRDVGEGLVRSVGFQL from the coding sequence ATGCCGCTCGCGCTCTCCCCCGCCGCCGTCGATGCGCTGCCGCTGCTGCATGCGACAGCGGTGGCCACGGGGTTGCTGCTGTACGTGGCGCTGACCCATTCCGGCCGCCAGAGGCGCTCGCCCGCGTCGGCGATGGCGTGGGTGATCGCGCTGGTTGCCTTTCCCTACCTGGCGCTTCCGGTCTATCTGCTGTTCGGCTCCCGCAAGCTGGCGCACGCGCGCGCCAGCGAGGATCCGCCGCCATCAACCACGCCGGCCGGCGATGCCCCGTGGGCAGCGACGCTGACGCGCGGGCTGGACCTGCCACCCGAGCGACGCTGCGCAGCGATCGCCATTGACACCGACGGTCCAGGCGCCCTGCAGGCGTTGCTCGCGCTGCTGGATGTCGCAACCCGTAGCATCGACATCGAGATGTTCATCTTCCGCGACGATGCCGTCGGCCTGCCCGTTGCGGAAGCCCTGGCGCGCGCCCGCACGCGCGGCGTGGCGGTGCGCGTGCTGCTGGACGGCGTGGGCGCGTTCGCGGGACGCCGCCGCAGCCTGCGCATGCTGCGCGAAGCGGGCGCGACGATCCGCTGGTTTTCGCCGCTGCGGCTGCGCCCGCAGTTCGCCCGCGACAATCTGCGCAACCACCGCAAGCTGGTTATCGTCGATGACCGCGCGCTGTGGAGCGGAGGCCGCAACCTGGCGCGCGAATACTTCCTCGACGCGCCGGATGCACCGGCGTGGCACGACCTCAGCATCGTCGTCGAAGGCGGCATCGTGATCGACGCCATCGCCGGCTTCGCCCGCGACTGGGCGTTGGCCGGCGGTGAACCCGCGGCGGCGGCGCCCCCCACGCCTGCTGCTGCCGGCGGGCCGCTGGCCCAGCTGCTTCCCAGCGGCCCTGACCGTCGCAACGACACCGCCTACGACCTGTTCCTCGGCGCCATCCATCGCGCCGACGCGCGCGTGCTGCTCGTCACGCCCTACTTCGTCCCCGACGACGCACTGCAACTGGCGCTGGTGCTGGCCGCACGGCGCGGCGTGCAGGTCGAATTGCTGCTGCCGGCGCGCTCCAACCACGCGCTGGCCGACATCGCCCGCCAGCGCAGCCTGCGCGAACTGGCCGCCGCTGGTGCGCGCATCCACCTGCTGCCGCGGATGGTGCACGCCAAGGCACTGGTGATCGATGCGGGCTTCGCCAGCTGCGGCTCGATCAACTTCGACGGCCGCAGCCTGTTCCTGAACTACGAACTCAATGTGCTGTTCCACGACGCCGTGCAGATCGAGGCGCTGGCCGGGTGGTTCGCAACGCGGCGCGCCGAATCGTCGGCCTATGTGGCGCGCGCACCGGGCTGGTGGCGCGACGTGGGCGAAGGACTGGTGCGGTCGGTGGGGTTCCAGTTGTAG
- a CDS encoding MFS transporter — protein sequence MTHQQTRWSQFGVLITVFFFWGFVAASNDILIPVFKKAFDLTQAQSQLVSVAFYVAYTVGALVYFAASRLIGGDVLNRLGYKNGICLGLLVSALGSLLFYPAANSGSFGLMLSGLFIVGLGFSLQQIAANPLAIVMGNPATGAQRLTLAGGINNLGTTVGPLLVSIAIFGSVAAGGTTASIESVKTPYLVLGAAFVLVALLLKFSSVPNHIDLEEVAREEALDAGKLAHATSAFAYPQLVLGMLAIFVYVGVEVSTVSNLPAYLELPVGQGGLGLETWMIAPFVSLYWASLMIGRWTGAAGAFEVGAGVRRLLMLILPFLAFAVYLAVNAIASHDVTQFYGYAGVIMVMIAATLLSRGNPARMLLYFALCGIAALLVGMFSTGKASTIAFISVGLFCSTMWPCIFALAITGLGRNTNQGSSLLIMMIMGGGIVSWLQGVLADRVGVHMSFWIGVACFAYLAFYALRASVHLRRQGIDLDSLAASGGH from the coding sequence ATGACACACCAACAAACCCGATGGTCGCAGTTCGGCGTTCTCATCACGGTGTTTTTTTTCTGGGGCTTCGTCGCTGCCAGCAACGACATCCTGATCCCGGTGTTCAAGAAGGCGTTCGACCTGACCCAGGCACAGAGCCAGCTGGTGTCGGTCGCCTTTTACGTGGCCTATACGGTGGGCGCGCTGGTTTACTTCGCGGCCTCGCGGCTGATCGGCGGCGACGTGTTGAACCGGCTGGGTTACAAGAACGGCATCTGCCTGGGCCTGCTGGTGTCCGCGCTGGGTTCGCTGCTGTTCTATCCCGCCGCCAACAGTGGTTCGTTTGGCCTGATGTTGTCCGGCCTGTTCATCGTCGGCCTGGGCTTCTCGCTGCAACAGATCGCCGCCAATCCGCTGGCCATCGTGATGGGCAACCCCGCCACCGGCGCGCAGCGGCTGACCCTGGCCGGCGGCATCAACAATCTGGGCACCACCGTGGGCCCGCTGCTGGTGAGCATCGCCATCTTCGGCAGCGTGGCTGCCGGCGGCACCACCGCCAGCATCGAGAGCGTGAAGACTCCCTATCTGGTGCTGGGTGCGGCATTCGTGCTGGTGGCGCTGCTGCTGAAGTTTTCCTCGGTGCCCAATCACATCGACCTGGAGGAAGTCGCCAGGGAGGAAGCCCTGGATGCCGGCAAGCTGGCACATGCCACCTCCGCGTTTGCGTATCCGCAGCTGGTGCTGGGCATGCTGGCGATCTTCGTTTACGTCGGCGTGGAGGTGTCCACGGTCAGCAATTTGCCGGCTTATCTGGAGTTGCCGGTCGGGCAAGGCGGGCTGGGGCTGGAGACATGGATGATCGCGCCGTTCGTGTCGCTGTATTGGGCCAGCCTGATGATTGGCCGATGGACCGGCGCAGCCGGGGCCTTCGAGGTCGGCGCGGGCGTGCGCCGGCTGCTGATGTTGATCCTGCCGTTCCTGGCGTTCGCCGTGTATCTGGCGGTGAATGCCATCGCCAGTCACGACGTCACCCAGTTCTACGGCTATGCCGGGGTGATCATGGTGATGATCGCAGCCACCTTGCTGAGCCGCGGCAATCCCGCGCGGATGTTGCTGTATTTCGCGCTGTGCGGGATCGCGGCGCTGCTGGTGGGCATGTTCAGCACCGGCAAGGCCAGCACCATTGCATTCATCAGCGTGGGCCTGTTCTGCAGCACGATGTGGCCGTGCATCTTCGCGCTGGCCATCACCGGGCTTGGCCGCAACACCAACCAGGGCAGCAGCCTGTTGATCATGATGATCATGGGCGGCGGCATCGTCAGCTGGCTGCAGGGCGTGCTGGCCGACCGCGTGGGCGTGCACATGAGCTTCTGGATCGGCGTGGCCTGTTTCGCCTATCTCGCCTTCTACGCGCTGCGCGCCAGCGTCCATTTGCGCCGGCAGGGCATTGACCTGGACTCGCTGGCCGCCAGCGGAGGGCACTGA